ATAAATTTCCTTCGAGCGTACAGGTGTCTCGTCGCGCTCTTCGAGATAGGCGATCGTCTCCAGAATGTACTGGCCGTGGATGGTCTGCTCACGGATTCGGTTGTGTAGCCGACCGCGCTGCACTCGTTCTCGTGCCGCTCCGATGTGGTCGTCCGTGACGCAGTCGGCTTCCTCGCGAAGTGCGACCTCCCCGCCGACCCGAAGCAAATCGATCGCCTGCCGAGCGTTCCCCATATCCTGTGCAGCAAGCGCCGCGGCTCGACGTATCGCGGACTGATCACAGGCGTCTTCGGCGAACGCTTGTTCTGCGCGATCCTGCAGGATGGTACCCAGTTCGTTTGCGTTGTACGGACCAAAAGAGATTTCAGTCTCCATCAGCGTGTCCTTCACTTTCGGCGAGAGCGACGTCCGGAACGTGTAGTTGTTGCTGATCCCGATGATACCCACCTGTGCATTGATAATGTGGCCGTTGGCGCGTGCTCGTGGGAGTTCGTAGAGCAACGTGTCGGCGTCGTCGAGGTGGTCGATCTCGTCGAAGACCATCAAGTGGGTCCCGCCGATTCGATCGAGTTGCTCGTAGAGCTCGGTGAAGGCATCGCCAGTTCCGAGCCCTCGCTTTGGAAATTTGCTTGCATTCGCGGGGAGTAGTGTGTTGACGAGCTGTCTAACGACCATGAAGACGGTCTTGCCGTTGCAGTTGATCTCGTGTATGTGCAGTTCGTCAGCTTCGTTCCGGGTTTCAACCTCCGTTTGCAGTGCCTCCAGAATGTAGGTCGTTACCGCCGTCTTTCCGAGACCGGCTTTCCCGTACAACATTACGTTTTCAGGCTCTCTTCCAAACAGGACGTCCTGCAACGCGTAACGATATTCCTCGATCTCATCGTCCCGTTCCAGGATAGTCTCCGGCTGGTAGCTCTCTGTTAGCACTTCCTTGTCCGCAAAAATCGTGTCCATCATCCCGCCGAACGGATTACCCATTTACTAGTGAATATTTGTTAGACTATTTAAAACCTGATGTTGTTAGTTTCGTTTGCTTTTCGTTGCTCTCTTGCTTCTTCGTATCCCGCTGTACAGCGATGGTTTTGTCCGGCAAGATTACAGAAAGCACACGAAACGTACTCTCTCACACCTCGGGGCCAACCACCCCATAGCACACGAAACGTACTCTCTCACACCTCGGGGCCAACCACCCCATAGCACACGAAACGTACTCTTTGGCCCCTCAGATTGGATCCACTATCCGACGAAAAGCACACGAAATGAACTCTGTGATTCTGCTCTCTCACACCCCCGGGGTCAACCACCTCAGAGCATACGAAATGTACTCTCTCACTCAGTTAAGTCGAGCCAGTCGAAGCAGACGAAACGTACTCTCTGGCCTCTCAGATTGGAGCCACTATCCGACAAAAAGCACACGAAATGTACTCTCTCACACCTCCGGAGTCAACCACCCCAGAGCACACGAAACGTACTCTCACTCTCGTAAGTTCCATTGCCGAACGTCGAACGTTTCCGGAAACTAGCCTGTTCCACGAACAAAATGTACGAGTGAGACACTCTACTCGATGAAAGCACTCACGTGAGGTCGATTCCGGAAACCTCCCAGACACACTTTTGTGACCAGACGAAAAACCAGGGTAGCGAACAGAGATGATCCGCGATGCTCGCGTCCTCCGTGCTGGTTTTGTCCCGCGAGAAGTCGAGCATCGCGATGCCGAAGTCAATCACCTCTCTAGCGTGCTCGAACCAATTGCCAACGGCGAACCCGCAGATACCGCCATCGTTACTGGACCCAGTGGAACCGGAAAGACCTGTCTCTCAAAGTTCGTCACCGAACGGCTCCGTGAGGAGGTGCTTGACGTCGAGGGCACCTACGTCAACTGCTGGCGCAACTACACCCGATTTCGGGCGCTGTACCAGATTCTCGATGATCTCGGCAAGACGATCGACATCCATCGCCAGTCGACGCCACACGACGAACTGATCGAACGTCTCCAACAGTACGACGGACCGCGGGCAGTCATCATCCTCGACGAGGTCGACCAGCTCGAAGATCCGGGAGTACTCTACGATCTACACAGCCTCCCGCAGTTCGCGGTCATCTGTATTGCTAACGAGGAAGAACAGTTGTACAGCCGTGTCGACGACCGGCTCGTGAGTCGCCTGCGATCCAGCGAGCACGTCCGTATGGACAAGTACCATAACGACCAGCTCTTCGACATCCTGACCGCCCGTGCGAAATGGGGTCTCGAACCCGATATCATCACCGACGACCAGCTCTATCACATCGCGGATGCGGCCGCTGGCGACGCCCGGCTGGCGATCGGCATGCTTCGTACCGCAGCCAGCACGGCTGCTCGCGAAAATCACGACCGGATCACCGGCGACCTACTCCAGGACGCCGCCGGTGATGCCCGCGCACAGATCAGACAGAAGAGCCTCGACTCGCTGACTCCACACCAGCAGGTCGTCTACGAGATCGTCAACAAGTACGGCCCGGTCGGACCGAGTGAGATCCACGACCGCTATACTGAGGAAGTCGAAGACCCCCGGACGAAACGGACTGTCCGAACATACCTCTCGAAGATGGCCCAGTACAACCTTCTCGAAGCGGAGGGGACGAGCCGGGACCGAGAGTACTCGCTGGTCGAGTCGCCGACGGCATCGCAGTAGTCGGGTTTTTGTGGAACGGAACCGGTTCAAACAATCCCGGAGCCATCAGTAGCAACAGTCATGACCAGAACTGGAGTGACCCTGCTCGATGACTGATCGAGCCGTGACGCTTCCGGAACCGTTCCCAGAAGTCGCCCCGATCGGTGGAAATCAATGGAGGGCCAGCAGTCCCTCCCGGACAGCAACCGTTTCCTGAAACGTGGAAGTGCCACACCGCGGCTTATCCACCCTGTCGGCATCTAGTAACATATGCTCGAAGACGCACGACCAGCATCGGAGTCATTGCGGGCCAACCGACCGACCAGAAGTGCGGACGAGAATCGCGATCTCGTCGATCGCGCCGATCCAGCGACCGAGAACCAGCTACTCCCGTCTCTCGACGATGGCATCACGCTGCTCGACGTCGAGGGGAGTCGGGGCGTCCCGATCCTCCAGTCACTCGTACTCGACCATCTCCTCCTACACGATGGCCCTGCCTTCTGGGTCGATGCAAACGGACACGCGACGACCACGACGCTCGCCCGGATCGCGCCCAGCCAACGGTTGCTCGACCGAATTCGGGTGGCACGTGGATTCACCGCCTACCAGCACTACGGCGCTGTCTGTGATCTCACGACAGCGGTGAACCGGTCAAGCAAGACATCCACGGCCGATATCGGGGCGGTCGGTCGAGAGACACCAATTCGCGACGAAAACACGTCGCCGCACACCCCAGCTCTCATCGTCGCCCCGGCCGTCGATGCGCAGTACCGCGCCGACGATACGCTCTGTAAGACACATGCCGAGACCCTGCAGGCCCGGACGCTCGCCCAGCTATCGACCTACGCCGATGGGTACGACGTTCCAGTGCTCGTCACCCGGAGTGAGCGTA
Above is a genomic segment from Natranaeroarchaeum aerophilus containing:
- a CDS encoding Cdc6/Cdc18 family protein; the protein is MIRDARVLRAGFVPREVEHRDAEVNHLSSVLEPIANGEPADTAIVTGPSGTGKTCLSKFVTERLREEVLDVEGTYVNCWRNYTRFRALYQILDDLGKTIDIHRQSTPHDELIERLQQYDGPRAVIILDEVDQLEDPGVLYDLHSLPQFAVICIANEEEQLYSRVDDRLVSRLRSSEHVRMDKYHNDQLFDILTARAKWGLEPDIITDDQLYHIADAAAGDARLAIGMLRTAASTAARENHDRITGDLLQDAAGDARAQIRQKSLDSLTPHQQVVYEIVNKYGPVGPSEIHDRYTEEVEDPRTKRTVRTYLSKMAQYNLLEAEGTSRDREYSLVESPTASQ
- a CDS encoding orc1/cdc6 family replication initiation protein; the encoded protein is MGNPFGGMMDTIFADKEVLTESYQPETILERDDEIEEYRYALQDVLFGREPENVMLYGKAGLGKTAVTTYILEALQTEVETRNEADELHIHEINCNGKTVFMVVRQLVNTLLPANASKFPKRGLGTGDAFTELYEQLDRIGGTHLMVFDEIDHLDDADTLLYELPRARANGHIINAQVGIIGISNNYTFRTSLSPKVKDTLMETEISFGPYNANELGTILQDRAEQAFAEDACDQSAIRRAAALAAQDMGNARQAIDLLRVGGEVALREEADCVTDDHIGAARERVQRGRLHNRIREQTIHGQYILETIAYLEERDETPVRSKEIYDLYQDVAAECGDDPLTTLKSIQDHLSDLHMLGFLQRFERNEGLSGGQYYEYELDLNAEIVIETRKTIEGTRL